In one Moritella sp. 5 genomic region, the following are encoded:
- a CDS encoding TIGR01459 family HAD-type hydrolase, whose amino-acid sequence MISGLKVIINEFDTFILDQWGVLHNGGDAFPNAIEALAFLKQHGKKVVILSNSGNSHHFSYQRLTDSGICRDLYIDVLTSGDHMRHNFKQGKFDHLGSKALTFAFDDNTNANVLEDCDLTSVDIEDATLIMCYGVGRGSVAEYQADLEIAYARGLEMVVSNPDLVAMTPDGELKLCPGSIANAYVTMGGKVHWHGKPQAEVYDMCHTLLGGWDNAIAVGDSLDHDIRGANTAGISSLFLTTGIHAEDLTAKMATKDDVITASVVADLSREFDVMPSHYIDWFQVN is encoded by the coding sequence ATGATTTCCGGTCTTAAAGTCATTATTAACGAGTTTGATACTTTCATCTTGGATCAATGGGGCGTACTGCATAATGGCGGTGATGCGTTTCCAAACGCGATTGAGGCATTAGCATTTTTAAAACAGCATGGCAAAAAAGTCGTGATTTTATCGAACAGTGGTAATAGCCACCATTTCTCTTATCAGCGTTTAACCGATTCGGGTATCTGCCGCGATCTGTATATCGATGTACTGACATCCGGCGATCACATGCGTCACAATTTTAAGCAGGGTAAATTTGACCATCTCGGTAGTAAAGCGCTGACCTTTGCATTTGATGATAATACCAATGCAAATGTGCTAGAAGACTGTGACTTAACTAGCGTGGATATTGAAGACGCGACACTTATCATGTGTTACGGCGTTGGTCGAGGCAGTGTGGCGGAATACCAAGCTGACCTGGAAATAGCTTATGCGCGTGGACTAGAAATGGTAGTGAGTAATCCTGACCTCGTGGCGATGACCCCTGATGGTGAATTAAAATTATGCCCAGGCTCAATTGCTAATGCTTATGTAACAATGGGTGGAAAGGTACATTGGCACGGTAAACCACAAGCTGAAGTCTATGACATGTGCCATACCTTATTAGGCGGTTGGGATAACGCGATTGCGGTAGGCGACAGTTTAGATCATGACATCCGTGGGGCTAATACAGCAGGTATATCTAGTTTGTTTTTAACGACGGGTATTCATGCTGAAGATCTTACCGCAAAAATGGCGACCAAAGACGATGTGATTACAGCGTCTGTGGTTGCTGATTTAAGCCGTGAGTTTGATGTTATGCCAAGCCACTATATTGATTGGTTTCAAGTCAATTAA
- a CDS encoding ATP-binding protein has protein sequence MSNKFKIIASVIFGCVIVTTFTVREICRDWLLDSAREQAENQLLTYVVDIRRVLASYKYLPYLITEQESVTAVLTNPQASMTQLKHTLTQFDKAANTKGWYLLKPDGSLLISSRHNANWDAHKAANITANLRNKNGELDNDKGVLTSSYIANGTANYYLSLPINHSGKLIGIAVIKVDLTALSEPWLAANEFILISNTKDQFFLSSHPQISATEMNKRGTNGIKARQLSNDANIFHWKINNNDYQVQQVQLDDLKWHIYYLTPLSNLYKTVDMAGFITAILMSLLLSILLYRHERRQKLYSNAALKQMITGTNVGLVLLNDDRSISYINPTAMHYFGLNNDDDNRLYASQLLSQQHDNKNIIEQLNNLSVVPTLTGIEVFAHNHQGQSFPALLSITPLAWSQQRGSLMTFVDISKRKRAEHALSQANAQLETRIQETTAKLYTAQEELLLSSKMAALGRMSSAINHELNQPLTGIRTLLSSNMLFLEQGNTKILRSNMALIDKLVTRMLSMTAQLKVFAFNRPERLIATSITDILTEVFTLQESKLTNVNIKVDVPDSLPQVLAEPHRLHQVFANLISNAAAAMQHTSQPQLFINASLIKGVIYIKVTDNGSGVDDDALAHLFEPFYTSKKIGEGLGLGLAITANIMRDMQGEITAHNNQYQAGMTFTLSLQASRSD, from the coding sequence GTGTCAAATAAGTTTAAAATTATAGCCAGTGTCATTTTTGGCTGCGTGATAGTAACAACATTCACTGTACGTGAAATATGTCGAGATTGGCTTTTAGACTCCGCTCGTGAACAAGCGGAAAACCAATTACTCACCTACGTAGTGGATATTCGACGAGTACTCGCTAGCTACAAATACCTTCCCTACCTTATAACAGAACAAGAAAGTGTCACAGCAGTGCTTACTAACCCCCAAGCGTCAATGACACAGCTGAAACACACATTAACGCAGTTTGATAAAGCAGCCAACACCAAGGGCTGGTATTTACTTAAACCGGATGGTTCGCTATTAATATCGAGCCGCCATAATGCCAATTGGGATGCGCATAAAGCGGCAAACATTACCGCTAATCTACGTAATAAAAACGGTGAATTAGATAATGACAAAGGCGTATTAACATCCAGCTATATTGCCAATGGCACGGCTAATTATTATTTAAGTTTACCGATCAACCACAGCGGCAAACTGATTGGAATTGCAGTTATTAAAGTCGACTTAACCGCATTAAGTGAACCTTGGCTTGCCGCCAATGAATTTATCCTCATAAGTAATACTAAAGACCAGTTCTTTTTGTCTAGTCATCCACAAATTTCGGCGACAGAAATGAATAAGCGAGGAACGAACGGTATTAAAGCTCGCCAACTCAGCAATGACGCAAATATCTTTCACTGGAAAATTAATAATAACGATTATCAAGTGCAGCAAGTTCAACTGGACGATCTAAAGTGGCATATTTATTACCTAACACCCTTAAGTAATCTATATAAAACCGTTGATATGGCCGGATTTATTACCGCTATTTTAATGTCACTATTACTGTCAATTCTACTATACCGTCATGAACGTAGACAAAAACTCTATTCGAACGCCGCATTAAAACAGATGATTACAGGGACGAATGTCGGGTTAGTCTTACTGAATGACGATCGCAGTATCAGTTATATTAATCCAACCGCAATGCATTATTTTGGGTTAAACAATGATGATGACAACCGCTTATATGCAAGCCAACTACTCAGTCAACAACATGATAATAAGAACATTATCGAGCAATTAAATAATTTATCCGTAGTCCCAACCCTGACCGGTATTGAGGTTTTCGCGCATAATCATCAGGGACAGAGCTTTCCCGCGTTACTGTCTATAACCCCACTAGCTTGGTCACAACAGCGTGGTTCGCTAATGACATTTGTTGATATCAGCAAACGTAAACGCGCAGAACACGCACTTTCACAAGCCAATGCACAGCTGGAAACGCGAATACAAGAGACCACTGCAAAACTTTACACTGCCCAAGAAGAATTATTACTAAGCAGTAAGATGGCCGCTCTCGGTCGTATGTCCAGCGCAATCAACCACGAGTTAAATCAACCACTCACTGGCATCAGAACCTTACTATCAAGTAATATGTTATTTTTGGAGCAAGGGAATACCAAGATACTGCGTTCCAACATGGCTTTAATCGATAAGCTCGTTACACGTATGTTATCGATGACGGCACAGCTTAAAGTATTTGCTTTCAATCGTCCTGAGCGCTTAATTGCAACGTCAATAACCGACATATTAACAGAGGTATTCACGCTCCAAGAGTCTAAGCTAACCAATGTTAATATTAAGGTTGATGTGCCTGACTCACTGCCACAAGTCTTAGCTGAGCCGCATCGATTACATCAAGTATTTGCAAACTTAATCAGTAATGCAGCCGCAGCGATGCAACATACTTCACAGCCACAATTATTCATTAACGCAAGCTTGATTAAAGGCGTTATTTACATCAAGGTCACTGATAATGGCTCAGGCGTGGATGATGACGCATTAGCACATTTATTCGAACCTTTTTATACCAGCAAAAAAATCGGCGAAGGGCTTGGGCTCGGCCTCGCGATAACCGCCAATATCATGCGCGATATGCAAGGTGAAATCACGGCTCATAACAACCAGTATCAAGCAGGGATGACCTTTACACTCTCGCTTCAGGCCAGTCGCAGCGATTAA
- a CDS encoding phospholipase A, translating to MESILQQLNYKNLCLMSLILSFSYQAQAATESECIEKQVANSAAEVTLGEIRAICKAQHSLEEDGSVIIRGKKVKAGLLTKRIIEERQNDTSEFVLTPHRMNYILPVYSTNQMNPEAYRTLNSLDDGYKKVESKFQLSLKLPLSYSSLFVDGDRIYAAFTLEAWWQVYAKEISSPFRETNYRPEIFYIAPLDWHPNDANTAVSVGFEHQSNGRAGSWSRSWNRVYTEFIYEQGNLVWSVRPWYRLPEDTKTDPTSPNGDDNPDITDYMGHVEYGIGYAFGKYELSAEMRQNFSTNKGSVKLNLTTPLYGKLKGYFTIFNGYGESLIDYNHSQTRFGIGVALNNMF from the coding sequence ATGGAATCAATTTTGCAACAATTAAACTATAAAAACCTCTGTTTAATGTCTCTCATTCTTTCTTTTAGTTATCAAGCACAAGCTGCAACAGAAAGTGAGTGTATTGAAAAGCAAGTCGCTAATAGTGCTGCAGAAGTTACATTAGGAGAGATAAGGGCGATATGTAAAGCGCAACATAGCCTCGAAGAAGACGGTTCAGTCATTATCCGCGGTAAAAAAGTGAAAGCAGGGCTACTGACAAAGCGAATTATTGAAGAGCGTCAAAATGACACATCTGAATTTGTACTCACTCCACACAGAATGAACTATATTCTACCTGTTTATAGTACTAATCAAATGAACCCTGAAGCCTATCGTACTCTAAATTCCCTTGACGACGGCTATAAAAAAGTCGAATCTAAATTTCAATTAAGTCTGAAACTGCCGTTAAGCTATAGTTCATTATTCGTTGACGGTGATCGCATTTATGCTGCTTTTACCCTCGAGGCTTGGTGGCAAGTTTATGCGAAGGAAATTTCAAGTCCCTTTAGAGAAACGAATTATAGACCTGAAATATTTTATATCGCGCCATTAGATTGGCACCCTAATGATGCTAATACGGCAGTCTCGGTTGGGTTTGAGCATCAATCCAATGGCCGTGCTGGATCATGGTCTCGTTCATGGAATCGTGTTTATACCGAGTTTATTTATGAGCAGGGTAACTTAGTGTGGAGTGTTAGGCCTTGGTATCGTTTACCTGAAGATACCAAAACGGATCCGACTAGCCCTAATGGTGATGATAATCCGGATATTACAGACTATATGGGACATGTTGAGTACGGTATCGGTTATGCTTTTGGGAAATATGAATTGAGTGCAGAAATGCGCCAGAATTTTTCAACGAATAAAGGCTCTGTGAAGTTAAACTTAACAACGCCTTTATATGGCAAGCTGAAAGGCTATTTCACTATATTTAATGGGTATGGTGAAAGCTTGATTGATTATAATCACAGTCAAACTCGTTTCGGTATCGGGGTCGCGCTTAATAATATGTTTTAA
- the lhgO gene encoding L-2-hydroxyglutarate oxidase, which produces MTFTTGGYDNSVYDYIIIGGGIVGVSTAWQLQQREPDKRILLIEKEGKLSQHQTGHNSGVIHAGVYYEPGSMKANFCKAGVAATKAFCDKHDIPVKNCGKLLVATNVLELQRMEALYKRCRDNSIDVELLDAAGLAEKEPNITGLGAIFVPSTSIVNYRLVTEKMAEEFCVLGGDIVMDTEVTHLIETSDHINVQCQNKSLLGHSFERLNYVAKFLITCSGLMADRVTKMLNIDTEFQIIPYRGEYYRLQSQHNNIVNHLIYPIPDPELPFLGVHLTRMMDGSVTVGPNAVQGWKREGYGKVNIDLRDICDMITFPGFWRVSAKNLKTGLIETKNSWWKPGYLKLVNKYCPILKVKDLEDYPAGIRAQAVLKDGSLVHDFLFAESPRSLHVCNAPSPAATSAIPIGDYICNKVRDKSLTLVSDAS; this is translated from the coding sequence ATGACTTTTACTACAGGGGGTTATGATAATAGCGTTTATGATTACATTATTATCGGTGGCGGCATTGTCGGCGTATCAACTGCGTGGCAATTACAACAGCGAGAACCTGACAAGCGGATATTATTAATCGAAAAGGAAGGCAAGTTATCACAACATCAAACGGGGCATAATAGCGGTGTGATCCATGCCGGGGTTTATTATGAACCGGGTAGTATGAAAGCTAATTTTTGTAAGGCGGGTGTAGCTGCGACTAAAGCGTTTTGTGATAAGCATGATATTCCGGTTAAAAACTGCGGAAAACTATTGGTTGCCACCAATGTATTAGAGTTACAACGCATGGAAGCGCTTTATAAACGCTGCCGTGATAATAGTATCGACGTTGAATTATTAGATGCAGCGGGACTCGCTGAAAAAGAGCCTAATATTACTGGATTAGGCGCTATCTTTGTCCCTTCAACCAGTATCGTTAATTACCGCTTAGTGACGGAGAAAATGGCGGAAGAGTTCTGTGTGCTCGGTGGTGACATAGTTATGGATACTGAGGTTACTCACTTAATCGAGACCAGTGATCACATTAACGTTCAGTGTCAAAATAAATCGCTATTGGGGCATTCATTCGAGAGACTTAATTATGTCGCCAAATTTTTAATTACCTGTTCTGGCTTAATGGCGGATAGGGTGACTAAGATGCTGAATATTGATACCGAATTTCAAATCATTCCATATCGGGGTGAATACTACCGTTTACAGTCTCAGCATAACAATATTGTGAATCATTTGATTTACCCCATTCCAGATCCTGAGTTGCCATTTTTGGGGGTACATTTGACTCGCATGATGGATGGTTCGGTGACGGTAGGTCCGAATGCGGTACAAGGATGGAAGCGAGAAGGTTATGGTAAAGTAAATATAGATTTACGTGATATTTGTGACATGATTACGTTCCCTGGATTTTGGCGAGTGAGTGCAAAAAATTTAAAAACAGGGTTAATTGAAACCAAAAATTCGTGGTGGAAGCCGGGTTACTTAAAACTCGTCAATAAGTACTGCCCGATATTGAAGGTGAAGGATTTGGAAGACTACCCTGCGGGTATTCGTGCACAAGCGGTATTGAAAGATGGCAGCCTGGTGCATGACTTCTTATTCGCAGAAAGTCCACGCAGTTTACACGTTTGTAATGCACCATCGCCTGCAGCAACGTCTGCGATCCCAATTGGTGATTATATTTGTAATAAAGTACGTGATAAGTCCCTAACGCTGGTATCAGATGCAAGCTAA
- a CDS encoding TRAP transporter permease, whose amino-acid sequence MDKQVEEKLEQFESVTRTDFPWVTAFISGCGVVLSILHIWFNTFATIPELWASATHFAGFSVICALWYPAHKSLKSSKLALGVDIIIALAALACLAYIPFAEDALYARGVRFVTSDWVFSIMAIIIVLELIRRTIGWFIPMLVMISLTYVVWWGQLVPGMFHFPGLSVETLLYRSFYSSEGMFGAISRISWSFVFMFILFGAFLVRSGVGDYIINLSRAAANKVIGGPGFIAVLASGLMGSVSGSSVANTVSTGVITIPLMRKAGFPARFAAGVEAAASTGGQIMPPVMGAGAFIMASYTQVPYVNIIAVSVVPALIYFLSVAFFVRIEAKRSNIQQVTASDDSFSKVFLAGWYNLIPLGVLVFLLVSGFTPTYSAGLSIISVVVASWFSPNKMGVKAVFEALEQGARNMATTAVLLVGIGLVVNVISTTGVGNTFSLMINEWADGSLMLMLALIALASLILGMGLPVTAAYIVLGTLSAPALYTLLAESQLIQMLMDGQLPAQAQGIFMLAAPEQMGALTQPMSQVQAETLLSLVPVDFMGTLLEQGLGLEQVALALLSAHLIIFWLSQDSNVTPPVCLTAFAAATIAGTPPMRTGLTAWKIAKGLYLVPILMAYTSLVSWDVMTVITVGFFAIIGTYAFIAGIEGYLESELNIFLRGLSLLLGLAMTWPDLSLVVRIVAMLTFVGLFIYTNRRYKSVVTTSAAVAVVY is encoded by the coding sequence ATGGACAAGCAGGTCGAAGAAAAATTAGAACAATTTGAGTCAGTTACCCGCACTGATTTTCCCTGGGTAACCGCGTTTATATCAGGGTGTGGTGTCGTGTTGTCGATATTACACATCTGGTTTAATACGTTTGCCACGATCCCTGAATTATGGGCATCAGCGACTCACTTTGCTGGGTTTTCCGTTATTTGTGCACTTTGGTATCCAGCACATAAAAGTCTAAAAAGCAGTAAGTTGGCACTCGGTGTTGATATCATTATTGCGCTTGCGGCACTTGCTTGTTTAGCATACATCCCCTTTGCTGAGGATGCGTTGTATGCACGTGGAGTGCGTTTTGTTACCAGTGATTGGGTATTTTCAATCATGGCTATTATCATTGTATTGGAATTGATCCGCCGTACTATTGGTTGGTTTATTCCAATGCTTGTTATGATTTCATTGACCTATGTGGTGTGGTGGGGTCAGTTAGTACCAGGTATGTTTCATTTTCCTGGTTTAAGTGTCGAAACATTATTGTATCGTAGCTTTTATAGCTCAGAGGGTATGTTTGGAGCAATCTCGCGTATCAGCTGGAGCTTTGTATTCATGTTCATTTTGTTTGGTGCTTTTTTAGTACGTTCGGGCGTAGGTGATTATATTATTAACCTTTCTCGTGCGGCGGCAAACAAGGTGATTGGTGGACCTGGTTTTATTGCCGTATTGGCCTCTGGATTAATGGGATCTGTATCTGGATCAAGTGTGGCGAATACTGTCTCGACAGGTGTCATTACAATTCCACTTATGCGTAAAGCTGGTTTCCCTGCTCGATTTGCTGCCGGTGTTGAAGCCGCTGCATCAACAGGAGGGCAAATCATGCCGCCAGTGATGGGCGCGGGTGCGTTTATTATGGCCTCTTATACACAAGTACCTTATGTAAATATCATAGCGGTATCGGTTGTACCTGCGTTAATCTATTTTCTTTCTGTTGCATTTTTTGTTCGAATTGAAGCGAAGCGCAGTAACATCCAACAAGTCACCGCCTCTGACGATTCATTCTCAAAAGTGTTTTTAGCGGGTTGGTATAACTTAATTCCACTCGGTGTATTGGTTTTTTTATTAGTCTCTGGGTTTACGCCAACTTATTCTGCGGGTTTATCCATTATTTCAGTGGTTGTTGCATCTTGGTTTTCACCCAACAAAATGGGGGTTAAAGCGGTATTCGAAGCCTTAGAACAAGGAGCTCGTAATATGGCGACAACAGCGGTATTACTGGTTGGGATAGGCCTTGTTGTTAATGTCATTAGTACGACTGGCGTTGGAAATACTTTTTCGTTAATGATCAACGAATGGGCGGATGGCAGCTTGATGCTGATGCTAGCCTTGATCGCACTGGCGTCACTCATCCTCGGTATGGGTCTACCTGTGACAGCGGCTTATATTGTGTTAGGGACACTATCGGCACCAGCCCTCTATACTTTATTAGCAGAAAGCCAATTAATTCAAATGTTAATGGATGGGCAACTACCAGCACAAGCGCAAGGTATATTCATGCTAGCTGCACCTGAGCAAATGGGAGCATTAACGCAGCCAATGTCACAGGTTCAAGCCGAAACCTTATTAAGCTTAGTACCGGTTGATTTTATGGGGACTTTGTTAGAGCAAGGGTTAGGGCTAGAACAAGTAGCGTTAGCCTTGTTATCTGCTCACTTAATTATCTTCTGGTTATCGCAAGACAGTAACGTCACGCCGCCTGTTTGTTTAACTGCATTTGCAGCGGCGACAATTGCAGGTACACCGCCAATGCGTACAGGTTTAACAGCATGGAAGATCGCGAAGGGACTTTATCTAGTGCCGATTTTGATGGCTTATACCTCACTCGTGAGCTGGGATGTGATGACGGTTATCACAGTAGGTTTTTTTGCCATCATAGGTACTTATGCCTTTATAGCTGGTATCGAAGGTTATTTAGAAAGTGAACTGAATATTTTCTTACGTGGTTTGTCATTATTACTGGGCTTAGCAATGACATGGCCTGATTTATCGTTAGTCGTGAGAATTGTTGCAATGCTGACTTTTGTTGGTTTGTTTATTTACACTAATCGCCGTTATAAATCTGTGGTGACGACTTCTGCAGCCGTTGCTGTTGTTTATTAA
- a CDS encoding TAXI family TRAP transporter solute-binding subunit — MFKGMLKKSLLVSSVLLSLATTSAIAEEKRSYILATASTGGTYYPVGVALATLSKIKLEPKYGFSLAAISSAGSGENIKLLSDDEAQFAILQGLYGAWAWQGQGQFKQTGPQKNLRSVSMLWQNVEHFVVRSSLVETGTMSDLNNLKGKKFSIGKKNSGTEHSGRQIISGVNVDVNSFNLAYLGYSSSTDAMQNGAIDGMNIPAGMPVGAITRAFAAMGDEISLLQFTDEQIKQANSEYPLWTKFTIPANTYPSQSKAVTTIAQPNFLAVRDDVSEEDVYLLTKNIYENLPFLNSIHKATKAMTVEKAIKGLPVPLHPGAVRYYQEIGLTIPAELLPTAL, encoded by the coding sequence ATGTTTAAAGGAATGTTAAAAAAATCATTATTAGTAAGTAGTGTACTGCTTAGTTTGGCTACGACCTCTGCAATTGCAGAAGAGAAGCGCAGTTATATTTTAGCGACTGCATCGACGGGGGGCACTTATTATCCAGTGGGTGTCGCACTCGCGACGTTGAGCAAGATTAAACTTGAGCCTAAATATGGTTTTTCATTGGCGGCGATTAGTTCGGCTGGTTCGGGTGAAAATATCAAATTGCTGAGTGATGATGAAGCGCAATTTGCTATTCTACAAGGTTTGTATGGCGCATGGGCTTGGCAGGGGCAGGGACAATTCAAACAAACGGGGCCACAGAAAAATTTACGTTCAGTCAGTATGCTGTGGCAAAACGTGGAACATTTTGTCGTGCGCAGCTCGTTAGTTGAAACGGGAACAATGAGTGATTTGAATAATTTAAAAGGTAAAAAATTCTCAATCGGTAAGAAAAATTCGGGTACTGAGCACTCGGGCCGTCAGATCATTAGTGGTGTTAACGTCGATGTAAATAGTTTTAACCTTGCGTATTTAGGCTATAGCTCAAGTACCGATGCCATGCAAAATGGTGCGATTGATGGTATGAATATTCCAGCGGGTATGCCTGTGGGCGCGATTACGCGTGCATTTGCGGCGATGGGAGATGAAATCTCATTATTACAATTTACCGACGAACAAATTAAGCAAGCAAACAGCGAATATCCGTTGTGGACTAAATTTACGATCCCTGCAAATACCTACCCAAGTCAAAGCAAAGCCGTGACGACGATTGCTCAGCCTAACTTCTTAGCGGTACGTGATGATGTATCTGAAGAAGATGTGTATCTATTAACCAAAAATATCTATGAAAACCTACCTTTCTTAAACAGTATCCACAAAGCAACGAAAGCGATGACTGTCGAGAAAGCCATTAAAGGTTTACCAGTACCATTACATCCTGGAGCTGTGCGTTATTACCAAGAAATCGGCTTAACAATTCCTGCTGAATTGCTACCAACGGCGCTGTAA
- a CDS encoding sigma-54 dependent transcriptional regulator, translating into MSQQSVIQVALIEDDEIVRLAISQRLQLAGYDVIECADGESALSLIPTTFPGIVISDVRLPDISGLALLPQLLANNSEMPIILMTGHGDINMAVNALRDGAFDFLEKPFDPDKLIETVGCAIEKRQLQLGANKREEYLQQAQGLDQILIGSSPGMVELRQQLVKIAKIDTNVIIYGDTGCGKELVADCLHKVSTRSNGDFVALNCAAIPEALFESELFGHEAGAFTGAIKKRVGKLEYADKGTLFLDEVESMPINMQIKMLRILQEQVIERVGGNKSIAIDIRVIAAAKESLKDNQAFRQDLFYRLNVAQLYLPPLRERGEDILLLFEHYINLACINAKPLSGMDEKTLLAYGWPGNVRELINVATRFALDESLTVADILVTKPLSVIDTSASELSLAMQTQNFERKVIAEALRLHKGSIIEVMDILDLPRRTLNQKMQKYDLHRADYI; encoded by the coding sequence ATGTCACAACAATCAGTTATTCAAGTCGCTTTAATTGAAGATGATGAGATTGTTCGTTTGGCGATTAGTCAACGACTACAGCTAGCTGGCTATGATGTTATCGAATGTGCAGATGGCGAGTCGGCATTAAGCCTCATACCAACAACCTTTCCAGGTATCGTGATTTCTGATGTGCGTTTACCTGATATTTCTGGCTTAGCGCTGTTGCCGCAATTATTGGCGAACAATTCTGAAATGCCGATTATTCTGATGACGGGTCATGGCGATATAAATATGGCTGTGAATGCATTACGTGATGGTGCCTTTGATTTTTTGGAAAAGCCTTTCGATCCCGATAAATTAATTGAAACTGTTGGCTGTGCAATTGAAAAACGCCAGTTACAACTTGGTGCGAATAAGCGTGAGGAATACTTACAGCAGGCACAGGGTTTAGATCAGATCCTGATTGGATCTAGTCCGGGGATGGTTGAGTTACGCCAACAACTGGTTAAGATTGCCAAGATAGATACCAACGTCATTATCTATGGTGATACTGGTTGTGGTAAAGAGTTGGTTGCCGACTGTTTACATAAAGTGAGCACACGCTCGAATGGAGATTTTGTTGCTTTAAATTGTGCCGCTATTCCTGAAGCATTATTTGAAAGCGAGCTATTTGGTCATGAAGCTGGTGCCTTTACTGGCGCAATAAAAAAGCGAGTGGGTAAGCTAGAATATGCTGATAAAGGTACACTATTCTTAGATGAAGTAGAAAGTATGCCTATTAACATGCAGATCAAGATGCTACGTATTTTACAAGAACAGGTTATAGAGCGTGTCGGTGGGAATAAATCGATTGCGATTGATATACGTGTGATTGCCGCAGCCAAAGAAAGCTTGAAAGACAATCAAGCATTTCGCCAAGATCTTTTTTATCGTTTGAACGTTGCCCAGTTATATTTACCCCCATTGCGTGAACGTGGTGAGGATATTTTGTTGTTATTTGAGCACTACATTAATTTAGCCTGCATTAATGCAAAACCGTTATCTGGTATGGATGAAAAAACCTTATTGGCGTATGGGTGGCCTGGTAATGTGCGTGAGTTGATTAATGTAGCGACCCGTTTCGCGTTAGATGAGTCGTTAACCGTAGCTGATATTTTAGTGACTAAACCGCTTTCAGTTATTGATACTAGCGCTAGCGAGTTGTCACTCGCAATGCAAACTCAAAACTTTGAGAGGAAGGTCATTGCTGAAGCGTTGAGGTTACATAAAGGCAGTATCATCGAGGTAATGGATATACTTGATTTACCACGCCGTACTTTAAATCAGAAAATGCAAAAGTATGACCTGCATCGAGCGGACTATATTTAA